The sequence ACTGATATGTTTCTTCTGGTCAGGTTTCATTTCCTCTCGGAGTTTGATGATGGGAAGAGAAGTTGCAGAAGACGATTAGCTGGTCACAACGAGCGAAGAAGAAAGCCTTCTTTCTATTTCTTACCCGGTAAGCGGCATAAGCTTCTTCCTCAAGGTACATAGTCTCTGCCTCTCCCTTTCCACATCACTTAACTATGTTTCTTTTAATGACTTCTCGTTGGTCTTGCCAGAGTCGTTTCCTGGTAGCTTCTTGTACGACCACCGTGCAAGTAGACTCGTGAGTTTCAAAGATGAACCTAAGCCAGCGATGGAAGCTTCTGGTGTATCTTATATTTGGGACTTGCAAGAGGCGGTGCCACGCTCTACTTGTGCTCTCTCTCTTCTGTCAGCTCAGTCCCAACAACACTTGTCTGAAAATAATCCAAACAAAAGCTTCTCAATCACTCAACCAAGCCAAAACCTCAACCACTCCATAGGAGACTATCATCAGATGCAGCCGTTGAGGATCGATAAGAAGACCAAATCTGTTACTAGTTCTAGTTCATGTAATGGAAACGGGTCATCCACGGTTGATCTACTGCAACTGTCATCACATCTTCAGAGAATCCAGCAACAACAGAGGACTTTCACTGATGATGTGAAGCAGGAATATAATGAGCTTTATTTCCCCTAGCTCCTAATTAAAATAAGGCAAAGCTAAGGCTGCttggtttggtttgattagTTTGGTGATTTTACTGGATTCATGAGATGGTTAGATTAGGGGAATGAAGATCAAGTCTGGTTACAACTTacacatgttttttttgtaactgatacTTGTTTATTCTATCTATGCCTGCTTCCTTTGcaagtcttttttttcttcttatttttgagacaatttgtatatataacgATGTAATGAACATACTTCAACAAATATCTGATGTTTCAGTTTGGCCAGAGAGATTGGCAACAAAAAGCGTCTTATTCTTACGTGAACGTCCTGAATTTGAGAGCCAAGTGCGTGTAAGCATCTAACAAAATATTCTGAAGATAATTAATAAGATGTACCTCAACAAAACCTAGAGTTTGATCAAGTCCTTCTGTTGTCTCAGAGTTACAAGATGCTTATTCGACCATAAACTTGTAGTTTGCAAACATTACCTCAACTTCTAGTTTAAATTTCCCCACAAAACTATACCATCACTGAGATTAATTATCCACGTTGTCTCTAACAATTCGACCCTTCAGTTGATCTGCTGGAGACTACTATTAGATATCCCATATCGAACACAATTGTGATCTTTGGACAATATATATTGACGTGGCATTAATCTTTCACTTTTGAGCAATTCTGGAGTGTGAATTATGTCCATTAttaatatggtatcagaactaggttaaaaactcagATATATCCTATAATAAGGGGTTCATTTTTTCTGTGGATTCTGCAATGTTCAGTTTGTGTTATTTCTATTGGATCTTTTCCTATCCACATCGACATAATTGTGATCTTTGGGCAATATATATGTAGAAATCTTTCACTCTTGATCTAGTGTTTGGATATTAGTTAGGCCTATAACTAAAGCTACCATCTCCATACTTCACCAAAAGTACACCACTTCATCTGGAGAGCTTTAAACAATGCATTGCCGGTTGGAGCTCTCCTTGCCACCAGAGGAATCAATTCGGAGGTACCTTGTAAAAGGTGTGGAGAGCTGTAAACCATCACTCACCTCTTCCTTGATTGCCCTTTTGCGGTGGAAGTCTGGGCCAAAGCCCCCCTCGTAACACCTGTTGACAGAACATCAGATACTGAAACGCTTAGAGATTGGCTGTCAACAAATGTTTCGATTGGTTCTCTACCTCCTACAGGAGTATCGGCTTCCCCGCTCACGACATGGCTCTTGTGGAAACTAATTCATCTTCCAGATTTCGTTTACACAATAAATTAGTTTTGGCTGCTGGTTACTGGCTAGAACTGGCCATGGAGAATATGAAACCAGTGAGGAGAAAGTGAAAGTGGCAGCAATAAGTTATACAATCTTTGTTTTAAAATGATCCATATTCTAGAAAaagtttttgtttcaaaaagatcaatattttatgttttcagtATATGTAATaatgataaataataattttaagaaaagtAATTGTGTCTATTGAATTTTGTTCGGCTACTATTTACGGAAAATAgttaatcataaaaatattatatttataataaaaattttaaatgttttattaataagGGTGAAAATCTTAAAACATATATCTTATTGAAATGGAGGGAATATTATGTAtctgtataatattatttgagaagttaaTTTTCTACGTGTCGATCTCACATTAATTTTTACGATGGTTAATCACTGAGAtacctttaatgaattaaaatattattcttaaCTGGcactattaaaaattatttaataatttatgccaattaaattattaattttagtttccttttttttctaattttcaaatcatgaataataaaaaggaaatatacatataataaaaaaaaattaacaaaaataaaacatatattttgtaaaagtaaatttatgtgaatgaaaatatattttatatataatgcgacttcataaaaaggaaagtttttaaaaatagttttgatGTTAAAATAATCATCTttgtaaaacataatataaaagagcataatatttttaaaattaataaaatattttattgatatcaaaatattttctcaGATTATTACAaaagtaaatttaatttaaatatactaaaaatctTTGATGAACTAAAAGTATTTTATAATTGCTACTGTTGAGatctttattcattttttttcattttaattttgatttatattatgtatataattgtttatcaattacataaataaaaatatctacaAAATTTAATGAAACCTAATATACCACTAACTGTGTTCAATGCTtactttaatgtttttaattttgatatattatacAACATAAGATacctataataaaaataaaaaaatgtgaatttttATGGTTAGTATTATTCAGATTCCTTTTaatttgtctttcatataactAAAGTATAaagttattaataattttaaaaattattatgtaGATATCGATATCAGTTCAtacgttttaaatttttatcgaTAATGTCTGTTTATAAAAATTTGTACATATCATCACTTCAGTTTTTATActgtttttaaaaatcaaaatataaaattgtacAAAATAATTATGACTATAATTACAGCTTTAAGATGAAGAACTAAATTAacgtaataaataaaactaatcaaaattAGCTTAACTAGAGGCAAGAGTAGTTAACTTCGATTTGAAGAAACATGTGTAACTCAATACAACCCACAAATGAGTAATTTGCATAATACAAATTTCTATACCAAAAATCAAAagtttaaatacaaaaaacaaaattaattaaaattttattctatTTCAGCACAAAAAAATACTATGGTTgttgaaagaaaaatattatgattatatataaagaaataaatgCAATCTGGTATACTCAAGTAATAACtaaatcaaattaatattttatatccaAATTACATGTCTAAGTAAAATGACATAATATTATTTGTACATATCGTTTGTGTTGTATGGTTTTATGTTTGTAGCTCTATGAACTTTTGTAGTCCGAAACTTTAAGTTTTTTAATGAAAGtgttgttccaaaaaaaaaaaattgaaagttgtTATTCAAAGTTTGGAGCTAGTATCTTATCACACGGTTCTGCTACTAATTTagcagtaaaaaaaaattggacatTTCGAGGAATGTGCAATAGATTGTGAAGCTCGGTCAGTAGCAATCTGTCCACTATTAGTAGACAAAATGTTAGTCCATTCATTCGTTGCGTTGTCGTAGTCCAAGGTCGTCCATGTGAAAGTCGACATGTTTTGCTTCAGTAAGTTCCCGACTGTCTGTTGCATCTGGTCGGACAGATAAGCGCCGATTCTGACCAATTTGCTCGGGTTGGTTTCGTCGATCAGAATCTGAGTATTTCATCCTTTTGGGGGTGGATGTTATGTATCTGCTTTGAGATTGCGTAGATGCGAGGATTTGACTGCTGCATCTTGATTGGGGCAACAAGGAGGTCTCGTGCGGCTTGCTGGTCTGCTCAGAGCGTTTTGTATTTGGCCGTCTGGTCCTGGGAATTTTACGCATTGGTGGTAGATGGACGACACCACCTTCATTGAATGTAACCAAGGAGTACCGAGGATTACATTATAGGGGGATGCGTGCGAATGACCGAGAATTTGACTATGCGTGTTACTCCATATGCGTAGACTGGGAGCCTGATCGTTCCAATCATTATTTCGAAGACTCCGTTAAGTCTGTGAGGGATCTAGAAGATGGTGTCATATCGCGGAGATCGATTCCCATctcatctaatttttttattccatTAAAGGTGTCTATGTAATTAACCGTCATGAAAATTAATGTGAGCGGGACACATAAGAAACTgatttctcaattaatattatacagatatatttctaaaatttagtTTAGGAAAATCTTCAtaagtataatatattttaaaatttaggaaGATCTTCATAAATATGTTTAATTAGGTTACgcggaatgaatattatatatatatatatatatatatatatatatatattacttttatgtattattttgaaataataaatatatactgaataattaaaatttagcaactattacgtatataattaaattgttccaaatacataaataaattttattaatcgagacaaatactttttcaattttatatggtataaaaTTCAGTTTCAATGATATTAACgtagatatatagtacattttaaaattgacatctgttaaaaatattttatacttatattatttttgatcatttgtattacaaaatttttaaatcactaataaaaataaaaaatttgtgagatatttaatagttttagtaatttataatttgaaaaaaattcaatgcaaagtttaaaatctaaatattaagtagtcaatatttgttcataatgtttatcaaaaaaatttaaagcaaatttcgaaattaaaatacttgtgtattttatatggtatatattttatttttaaaaaatattaatatacatatatatatatataatatttattaaatgagactttctacttatgtaattttgtaatcatttgtatcttgttttaatagaaattttaaaccatgaatcacaaaaatttcaatgtgagatttttaactggtttagtagtttatagtcgtttttaaaaattcaaaatataacaaatttgaaaaaatctaattttttattatatagttattgtggttgtttaatttattttaataagttaaaatttaaaaaataatagataatatattaatttttatcaaatctttattattcaaaattattaattgtcatatatactttagccacatttgGTAATTATGTgatatttatttaagaaaacaatGAAGGATATTTATggttaatttgataaaaaaacttattatatatttatatgaaccaacatatttttttaaggattctaagaatgattgtggtgatgacacgtggctacaaaaatatgttgtaatgtttcctttttaatatataagggatatctttataaaatttagGAAAACATTCACAAGTATGtaataaatgtattatatttataactaataaatttaattatctaTCTTATGGAATCTCAAAACATTATACATTTTAATCTAAAAGTTTAATCGActtaaaaagaacaaaaaaaaacttaatatctgttgtattatatatttttggggAAATTATAACAGAGCCTTTCACAAGTCAAGGAAATGACTTTTGGGGAATGATTCTCCTGTGAATGTTGACAGTTGATTTTTTACAAATTGAATTAAATATTAGCAGATCATAAGATGCCAATCACGATTTTGACCATGATTGACCAAGAAAAAGAGTAAcaatttttaccaaaaagaaaaagagtaacAATAATTACGGTGGTATCTAGTTAGATGACAAAAGTTCCTTTAATTTAAATTGTTACCTTCTATCCATaatttaattgtatatataaagatactaACAATAGAGGTTGAGGGAAACAAATTCTCAAGTCAAGACTTCTTCCTCTAATTATTTTTACgtattgtatttatttatatatcataaaataatatatatatatatattagatatataaaaagtcattaactattacatatataattaaattgatgcaaatatgtaaataaattttattaatccaaacaatcactttttctattttatattgtatatgattattatacatagatatatagtatatttttaatatttatatatttcaatGAAACGTTCTACTCATTTGGTTTTTTTTgatgatttgtatttttttataacaaaaactttaaataattGATAACAAATTTTCATTCTGTgatatttaaaagttttagtaATGTATAATtcttaaaaacattcaatgcaaattttaaattttaaatattaggtTGTCAGTGTTTGTTTAaagtttttgtaaaaaatttgcaaagcaaattttaaaattaaaatatttatgtattttttgtgatatatagtttaattgaaaaaatattaacatatatatattttaattttggtatttattaaataagacttcatacttatatgattttgtaatcatttgttttttgttatataaaaaatttaaaccatggatcattaaattttaatgtgagactttttaaaaatttaaaatatactagatacgaaaaaatctaaatttttattatatgcttaatgtgattatttaatttattttaataatttaaatttaaacaaaaatcataGAGGGTGCACTAATttgtatcaaatatttattatttaaaatcattaattattatatatatattttcaccaCATTTggaaatttcataatttttacttcaggaaaaattaaaaatattaataattaatttatgattagtttaaaaaaaatcttattatatatttagatgaaccaacctatttttctaaagattcaAAGAATCGTTgtggtgatgacacgtggctaacttaaaagttataatgattcgattttaatatatatgggatGTGTTATAAAAATTGAAGAGAAATACTCTATGATAGTCTTAAAACATTTCTTATCACAAAATAGAACACAAGGGTCAAAAGgactaaaaaatcatattttaaagatatattaaaataaataaaatttatatagttttttttaaattttatttttagtttctaaaataatattcaaaatttcttgttgaatttttttctctaaatttttattttaaaatttcctttttcaaaatataatgtGGATTTGTGGAATGATTCTCCTTTGAAAGTTGGTTTTCTTAAATAGAAGTAAATATTTGCAAATCATAAGATACTTATGGTTTTGACCAAGATTGACCAAGAAAAAGAGTAACAATAATTACGGTGGTATCCAGTGAGATGACCAAAGTTCTATCCATaattttaatgtatatataaGTAGCACTAACAACAGAGGTTGAGGGAAATAAATTCTCTAGCAAGTAGCAAGTAGCAAGTCATGACTTCTTCCTCTAAATGTTTCTTTCTTGGTTCATTGGTAGTCTCGTTACTACTTTTCTTAGGATCTACTTCGACCATGGCCTTAACAAAAGACATTAATTCAACATGCTATCGTTATTCTGTCGATAATTCTTTTGTCCATAACAAAACGTTCTGCCTGCAAACGCTCACAGCGTATCCTCCCGCTGTCTCTGCAACTAACATGGTATATTACTAACTAACCCCTCATTTATTTTCTATCTTGACCCAACCATTCTGTTGTTCGTTTTTTATTTGACATTGCaccaaaaatttaaattcaacAGATTTAAATTTATTTGTCTAAGTTATTGATctaatttaattgttttaaCCGGAAGTAAAGAACAATTAAGAAAAATCCTACAAATAAATCACAAAATAGGTAATTAACTATTTTTCAGCCTTGCGTTTTAGATTCCAGTTTTCTTTGTGTTAGGGAGGAGATAAAAAGGATGTTACGGTTTAAGATTCATGATAATCTATGAGGGTTCAAAATCTTAGTacaatattttagataaattcaTTGATTTTACTGGTATGAAATCTggcatctatactattaaaaaggaaggagtcctaaaaaatctacttaaaacaagtcatagttggaccatttcatttaaCTAGAATTCCTATTATTTCTCATACTACTAACTTAATTATTCTTCATTGGCAAGttagttataaaaaataatactaacCTAATTCTCTACGTATACATTTACTATATACGCATTATTccatcataattattttgtgctattattaaataatgttcaccctatatttgtatttatggttacttatgatttatttaatagttaatACCTTCGGAGACTATAAACCAAAATACAATATCTATGGTAAAAAATTACATCTTTTATAGAGATCAACCATTATTTTATACCAACCTTATTAACTAAATTGATTTCATTAACCCATGTAATATATATGAACACTTCAACATTATCATGATGTTTGTAACTTAATATTCCATGttggttttattatttaataccAAACCAGTTCCTATAAGAATCCATAGTATGATTATGGTCTACATAAAACGGgttcaatctttccatctgctgtattttcagaaaattgttatttattttctgttatGTTAGATATTTAGGCTAACCAATTATAAATCGGTTAGTGATAACTTCTAAGAACTTTGAAAACACTTTGTTATTTATTAACACTATATCAATACTTTAAAATAGGTAAGCAGTAGAATTGTGTTTCAGAACAAAATCTacttatttaaaaacataatattattttgaaaatagttttgatactatgtgttatattaaacattgttatatatatatatattttttaattaaataattatatacataaattatacttttggttaactaaattatttatcaaccaaataaaaatattcgggTAATTAAAGTTTTCGTGTTATccggtttataaatagtatttttaggatatttggttatttaaaaattgaatgcaattaatatttttaaatatataatttttatttaaaaattcaggtACTCATTTGGTTCTCGGTTTAGTTTCAATTTTTCAGTCATAGATATACGATTTGCAATTCAGTTCAGTTTTGGTTTATCAGTTTGGTACGGTTTGATCCGTGATTTTGGATAAATGTGCTAAAACTTATACACtatcttatatagaaattcgtttaaaatatatttaattacaaaaataaacccgcgctttccaagcgcgggtcaagatctagtattTGCTTATTTACcaagttaattaattttttaacaaGCGTATTTGAGAAAAAGTGTACGGGAAAAGGTTAAAAGCTTTATTTTGTAAATGAAACTATGTAAATAAGTAATCACTATTATGGAAAAAATTGTAGGATAATTATTATTCCTGAAAAACAAAATCTCaataaaattgtgttttttttttaatatataggtcGAACTTGTGAAAGTCACACTCGACCTTGGATCGACCCAGGCTAAAGAAAGGGCAGGT comes from Brassica rapa cultivar Chiifu-401-42 chromosome A02, CAAS_Brap_v3.01, whole genome shotgun sequence and encodes:
- the LOC103852554 gene encoding squamosa promoter-binding-like protein 6 isoform X2, whose protein sequence is MDSWSYGRSVFLPNGTIAENQSSMPGFEMETSDGFITKVASSSYLEENQSSNLSRIDFKFRSYENHGGTSTLPSKKTRASNSCLQSPPLCQVYGCNMDLSFSKDYHKRHRVCEAHSKSSVVIVSGVEQRFCQQCSRFHFLSEFDDGKRSCRRRLAGHNERRRKPSFYFLPESFPGSFLYDHRASRLVSFKDEPKPAMEASGVSYIWDLQEAVPRSTCALSLLSAQSQQHLSENNPNKSFSITQPSQNLNHSIGDYHQMQPLRIDKKTKSVTSSSSCNGNGSSTVDLLQLSSHLQRIQQQQRTFTDDVKQEYNELYFP
- the LOC103852554 gene encoding squamosa promoter-binding-like protein 6 isoform X1, producing MDSWSYGRSVFLPNGTIAENQSSMPGFEMETSDGFITKVASSSYLEENQSSNLSRIDFKFRSYENHGGTSTLPSKKTRASNSCLQSPPLCQVYGCNMDLSFSKDYHKRHRVCEAHSKSSVVIVSGVEQRFCQQCSRFHFLSEFDDGKRSCRRRLAGHNERRRKPSFYFLPGKRHKLLPQESFPGSFLYDHRASRLVSFKDEPKPAMEASGVSYIWDLQEAVPRSTCALSLLSAQSQQHLSENNPNKSFSITQPSQNLNHSIGDYHQMQPLRIDKKTKSVTSSSSCNGNGSSTVDLLQLSSHLQRIQQQQRTFTDDVKQEYNELYFP